The following are encoded in a window of Negativicutes bacterium genomic DNA:
- the rsmH gene encoding 16S rRNA (cytosine(1402)-N(4))-methyltransferase RsmH, translated as MENQEQPHQRRARYTGTHPKSYQEKYKELQPERYADTIEELLQKGKTPAGMHRPVCVQEILQFLQVTPGQIGLDATLGYGGHTVELLKCLQAKGHLYAIDVDPMELPRTRARLENLGYGSDILTTRQMNFSAVDQIAKEAGPFHFILADLGVSSMQIDNPARGFSFKREGPLDLRLNPQKGKSAAERLRTITEEELQGLLLENSDEPYAAPIARAVIAARKSGKVIATTGQLQQIISEALKFIPGKNKEDEIKKACQRCFQALRIDVNHELEVLYQFLEKLPDALAPGGRVAILSFHSGEDRLVKKSFQHFYREGIYREIAPDPIRPTAAECSSNSRARSAKLRWAIKA; from the coding sequence ATGGAAAACCAGGAACAGCCGCATCAACGCCGGGCTCGCTATACGGGTACGCATCCAAAATCTTATCAGGAGAAATATAAAGAATTACAGCCGGAACGTTATGCGGATACCATTGAAGAATTGCTGCAAAAAGGGAAAACACCGGCCGGCATGCATCGCCCTGTCTGCGTGCAGGAAATTTTGCAATTCCTGCAGGTGACACCGGGACAAATCGGGCTGGACGCCACCTTAGGTTATGGCGGACATACCGTAGAACTCCTAAAATGTCTGCAGGCAAAGGGGCATTTATACGCCATTGATGTGGACCCCATGGAACTGCCGCGCACCCGGGCGCGCCTGGAGAACTTAGGTTACGGCTCCGACATCCTGACAACGAGACAAATGAATTTCTCTGCCGTCGACCAAATCGCCAAAGAGGCAGGGCCCTTCCATTTTATCCTGGCGGATTTAGGTGTCTCTTCCATGCAGATTGACAATCCGGCCAGAGGCTTCTCTTTTAAACGCGAAGGTCCTCTGGATTTGCGGCTCAATCCGCAAAAAGGGAAATCCGCCGCGGAGCGCCTGCGAACCATTACAGAAGAGGAATTGCAGGGACTGCTGCTGGAAAATTCCGATGAACCGTATGCCGCACCGATCGCCCGTGCAGTAATTGCCGCCAGAAAAAGCGGCAAAGTGATTGCCACCACCGGCCAGTTGCAGCAAATTATCAGCGAAGCCCTGAAATTTATTCCGGGAAAAAATAAGGAAGATGAAATCAAGAAAGCCTGTCAGCGCTGTTTTCAAGCCCTGCGTATCGATGTGAATCACGAATTGGAAGTGCTCTATCAATTCTTAGAAAAACTTCCCGACGCTTTGGCGCCGGGCGGCCGGGTGGCAATCCTATCCTTTCATTCGGGTGAAGACCGTCTCGTCAAGAAATCTTTTCAGCACTTTTACCGGGAAGGGATCTATCGCGAAATTGCGCCCGACCCCATTCGACCGACAGCCGCGGAATGCAGCAGCAACAGCCGCGCCCGCTCCGCCAAACTGCGTTGGGCAATCAAAGCCTGA
- a CDS encoding transposase, with protein sequence MPRTARKKSKSGIYHIMMRGINHQDIFEDDEDKDRFLQTIVLYKEQCEFELLGYCLMSNHIHLLMKDDNLGTSMRKICASYVHWYNTKYQRCGHLYQDRFKSENIENMRYLLTVIRYIHQNPVKAGIVSDISDYKWSSYHDYFMKHKIVDSYLAFSIMPEDQFLEYHNEQNQDNCLEYLASNRFNDNEAREAMRKMAHLDRMDEIQSFTKASRDEILRNIKAKSNFSIRQIARVTGISRRVIEEL encoded by the coding sequence ATGCCTAGGACAGCAAGAAAGAAAAGCAAAAGCGGGATCTATCATATAATGATGAGAGGTATCAATCATCAAGATATTTTCGAAGATGACGAAGACAAAGATAGGTTTCTGCAAACAATTGTATTGTATAAAGAGCAATGCGAATTTGAACTTCTTGGATACTGCTTAATGAGCAATCATATTCATCTATTAATGAAAGACGACAATTTGGGAACATCAATGCGTAAGATCTGCGCAAGTTATGTGCATTGGTATAATACGAAGTATCAGAGATGCGGTCATTTATATCAGGATCGTTTTAAAAGTGAGAACATTGAAAATATGCGTTATTTATTGACGGTAATCCGGTATATTCATCAGAATCCGGTAAAAGCGGGTATTGTTTCTGACATATCCGATTATAAATGGAGCAGCTACCATGACTATTTTATGAAGCATAAAATAGTGGATAGTTATCTTGCTTTCAGTATAATGCCAGAAGATCAGTTTCTGGAGTATCATAATGAACAAAATCAGGATAATTGTCTGGAATACCTTGCCAGCAATAGATTTAATGATAACGAAGCCAGAGAAGCAATGAGAAAAATGGCTCATTTAGATCGTATGGATGAAATTCAAAGTTTTACAAAAGCAAGCAGAGATGAAATTCTTAGAAACATAAAGGCAAAAAGCAATTTTTCTATCCGACAAATAGCCAGAGTCACTGGCATATCCAGGAGAGTGATTGAGGAGTTGTGA